The following proteins come from a genomic window of Edaphobacter sp. 4G125:
- the tatC gene encoding twin-arginine translocase subunit TatC codes for MADLVDRARAAVTDRAELPGMSLMEHLDELRKRLIRSVIYLLLGFMIAYAFHERLYGVVSRPIDMLNLQLNFTHPTDGLNLYLKTSLVGGAILASPFILYQIWLFIAPGMYSNEKRYVVPFMTATVALFMSGVFFGYYWVLPGALKVLIGDFGRRFHPIITIEDYTSFFLAVILGLGITFELPILIFFLSILGIVDAKFLIRHIRYAILVIFIIAAIICPLPDPVSMCLFAMPMLVLYMVGVGVAWIFNPARRKEAKSA; via the coding sequence ATGGCTGATCTGGTCGATCGCGCTCGCGCGGCAGTCACCGACCGCGCCGAGCTTCCAGGCATGAGCCTGATGGAGCATCTGGATGAACTGCGCAAGCGGCTCATCCGTTCTGTCATCTATCTACTGCTCGGCTTCATGATCGCGTATGCGTTTCATGAACGCCTCTACGGAGTCGTGTCGAGACCCATCGACATGCTGAACCTGCAGCTGAACTTTACACACCCGACCGATGGACTGAACCTCTACCTGAAGACCTCGCTGGTCGGCGGTGCCATCCTTGCGTCTCCCTTTATCCTCTACCAGATCTGGCTCTTTATCGCGCCCGGCATGTATTCGAATGAAAAACGTTACGTCGTTCCATTCATGACCGCTACAGTCGCGCTGTTCATGTCCGGTGTTTTTTTTGGATATTACTGGGTACTTCCCGGAGCATTGAAGGTCTTGATCGGCGACTTTGGCCGCCGCTTTCATCCCATCATCACCATCGAGGACTACACTAGCTTCTTCCTCGCCGTCATCCTCGGCCTCGGTATCACCTTTGAACTTCCCATCCTCATCTTCTTCCTTTCTATCCTCGGAATTGTCGATGCGAAGTTCCTGATCCGCCATATTCGTTATGCAATTCTCGTAATCTTCATCATCGCGGCCATCATCTGCCCGCTTCCCGATCCGGTCAGTATGTGCCTCTTCGCCATGCCCATGCTGGTGCTCTATATGGTCGGCGTCGGCGTCGCCTGGATCTTCAATCCTGCGCGCCGCAAAGAGGCGAAGTCGGCATGA
- a CDS encoding twin-arginine translocase TatA/TatE family subunit, which produces MPSFGDSAFIFILALILFGPKKLPELARQLGKLMGEFRRASNEFRMQMEEELRQSEQVEQQKKIAAMETAAPEAPAITDGSENTIASPSEGTTETPAETLDVPETSPLPIATSGELNLMPPSTGLPVSQAFDSVPQVEDPAQVSSVSDPSEGHTPDAPDHIVSEAQLHG; this is translated from the coding sequence ATGCCGAGCTTCGGCGATAGCGCCTTTATCTTTATCCTGGCTCTCATCCTCTTCGGTCCGAAGAAGCTGCCCGAGCTTGCGCGTCAACTAGGCAAGTTGATGGGTGAGTTCCGCCGTGCCTCCAACGAGTTTCGGATGCAGATGGAAGAAGAGCTTCGCCAATCCGAGCAAGTCGAGCAGCAGAAAAAGATCGCTGCCATGGAGACGGCCGCTCCGGAAGCGCCGGCCATTACCGACGGATCAGAAAATACCATCGCATCTCCATCCGAAGGTACGACGGAGACTCCAGCAGAAACGCTCGACGTCCCCGAAACCTCTCCGCTGCCCATCGCAACTTCCGGAGAACTCAATCTGATGCCGCCGTCAACGGGACTTCCCGTCTCGCAAGCATTTGATTCCGTCCCCCAGGTCGAAGATCCAGCACAGGTCAGCTCCGTCTCCGACCCTTCAGAAGGCCATACCCCGGACGCTCCAGACCACATCGTAAGTGAGGCACAACTGCATGGCTGA
- the nadA gene encoding quinolinate synthase NadA, with amino-acid sequence MSVLMEEAAVMTAESAVQESCSLENYLSLPDHTMDDRIAAARATLGTDVVLLGHHYQRDEVIRFADYTGDSYKLSKVASETDSKYMIFCGVHFMAETADILAKPWQQVILPDLNAGCSMADMAEIGQVENCWDSLERVGLTDDLVPLTYMNSAAAIKAFCGEHGGLVCTSSNARGAFEWAFARKPKILFLPDQHLGRNTAFAMGIPLNEMVVWDPYQINGGVTSDRLKAAKVILWKGHCSVHQRFLPEHVDRVRAKYPEMQVIVHPECRWEVCQKADAIGSTERIIDVIEKAPEGASFAVGTEIHLVNRMAKRFAPLGKKVITLDDAGCLCTTMYRISPQHLVWSLENLVQGRVVNRIKVDDEVKHWAKVALDRMLEVR; translated from the coding sequence TTGAGCGTACTTATGGAAGAGGCCGCGGTAATGACCGCGGAGAGTGCAGTTCAGGAGTCCTGTTCCCTCGAGAACTATCTTTCGCTGCCGGACCACACCATGGACGACCGCATTGCTGCGGCGCGTGCCACGTTGGGAACCGACGTCGTTTTGCTGGGGCATCATTACCAGCGCGACGAGGTGATCCGGTTTGCCGACTACACCGGTGACAGCTACAAGCTGTCGAAGGTCGCTTCGGAGACAGATTCGAAGTACATGATCTTCTGCGGCGTTCACTTTATGGCGGAGACCGCTGATATCCTGGCGAAGCCCTGGCAACAGGTGATTCTGCCGGATCTCAACGCCGGTTGCTCGATGGCCGATATGGCCGAGATCGGACAGGTCGAAAACTGTTGGGACTCCCTGGAGCGCGTCGGGCTGACCGATGATCTGGTGCCGCTGACGTACATGAACTCAGCCGCCGCGATCAAAGCGTTCTGCGGAGAGCATGGCGGGTTGGTCTGTACTTCATCGAATGCTCGTGGAGCCTTCGAGTGGGCCTTCGCCCGTAAGCCGAAGATCCTCTTTCTTCCGGATCAGCACCTGGGGCGCAATACCGCGTTTGCGATGGGAATTCCCCTGAACGAGATGGTGGTCTGGGATCCGTATCAGATCAATGGTGGAGTCACTTCGGACCGCTTGAAGGCAGCGAAGGTGATTTTGTGGAAGGGACACTGCTCGGTGCATCAACGATTTTTGCCGGAGCATGTCGATCGCGTGCGGGCGAAGTATCCGGAGATGCAGGTGATCGTTCATCCGGAATGCCGCTGGGAGGTCTGTCAGAAGGCAGATGCGATCGGGTCTACGGAGCGCATCATTGATGTGATCGAGAAGGCTCCCGAGGGCGCAAGCTTTGCCGTAGGAACGGAGATCCATCTGGTGAACCGGATGGCAAAGCGTTTTGCTCCCCTGGGCAAGAAGGTCATTACGCTGGACGATGCCGGATGCCTTTGCACGACAATGTATCGGATTTCTCCACAGCATCTCGTATGGTCGCTGGAGAACCTTGTGCAAGGCCGTGTCGTCAACCGCATCAAGGTGGATGACGAGGTAAAGCACTGGGCAAAGGTCGCGCTGGATCGGATGCTCGAGGTTCGGTAA